The Cygnus olor isolate bCygOlo1 chromosome 14, bCygOlo1.pri.v2, whole genome shotgun sequence genomic interval CTACAGCCTGTTGACTCTTTGACAAGAGTCTTGGCAAGAGCTGCACTTGTTGTGAAGCAATGGAAGAAAGAGGGAATGATGTTGCAGAAGCCAATGGCATACATTTCCTGGTTGGCCTTCACGGTGTAACCATGCTTCTTGGCAAACATCTCAGAGAGGGAGACTGTGATGGCAAAGCCAATGATGGCTATGGGGATTGCATCCAAAGCCACATTCGGAATGAGGTTCCATTCTGGAGGTCTGGGTGGCAGAAACCCAGTTGGGATCTCCCCAGCAATGCTCGAGCCGTATGTTTCTCGCAGCTTCCCTAAGTGAGATGCCAGAGTAGCTGCCACAACCACAGCTAATTCAATTGGTATTGGAGCCTTAAGCCTGGATTTAAAGTGTTCGTTAAGCTCTTTGGTTGGGATAAGAACAAGAAAGCACAAGAAGCTGGTGATGAGATCACAGATGTTGGTCTTGTGTATGTTTCTGAAGATGTTTGTCCATGTGGTTATGACGGAGCCGACGCCACTGCTCCGTGGAATGTCCAGACCCAGGAGATACTTCGCTTGTGAAGTCAGGATGGTAAAGGAGGCACCCGTGACAAATCCGCTGAGCAACGAATCAGAGAGGTACACTGAGACAAAGCCCACTTGAAAGAAACCCATGGCCACCTGCAAGGAATCAACCACACAAAACAGATTAGGATCCACACCTTGCAGATGTCATCCCTGTGGGGCTCTGGAGGAAAGCGGGATATAAAAGCACCATACGTGGCCTTAGAGAACAAGGCATGGTGTCAACATGGAGCAGACAGTCTCCATTATTCAGCTGCTCCTTGCGCACTGCACTTAAACGAAATGCATTTCTAACACAGAGCAGGCTTTTTTAGAGGTCACGGAGGTCTCCATACTCTGAACATGTGCCTACCGTTTGCCCATTGGCTCAACGCGCCTCTACCTGCCTTACTGGGCAAAAAAGGaacacaagggaaaaagcatttgaaatactAGCTACTTTTGCCATTTCTGTCACAAGTTCTTTTGATTTCTATGAACTTTTCAGGGATCCAAAACCTATGCTTTTGTCTGTCTCCCACTCGAGCTCACAACCTGCAACAGAAATACAGCTTATGGCATAACAGCTGCCCCTTGCACTGCATAAAGCTTGGCCCATCTGGCTCAGAAAGTATATGAGCTGCACACCCTTGTGATGCAGATTATATACAAATAGAGATAAATTTTTGAAGTGCCTTGTCATTCGttttttattaatgttagtTGAACGGAAAAATCCTTCGTGCTCTTCCACAGGAATGAGTGGTTTTATGGATACCTACCCTATGTGCCTTCACACCTGGTAaacttcccttccttcccaccaTCCTTCATGCAAAACAGAGCACAGACTTTCTCACGGCAGCTACAGAAACTTTTTGAAATCTCAACAGGTTTTGCTAGAAACCTTGTAACTTCCCGAGATGGCCAACAGGGCTGCCTACACTGTTACCTGAAGGCAGCAGGCCAGAACTTACACGTATTAAACATTAAGCAGTGTCATCTTGATACATTTCATTAGGTAGTTAAGGCTAATCATGGCTGGAAACTTCCTAAGAATCTCAAAACATTACTGAAGAGAAGGCAAGTTTGGGGCCTGGACTGAACAGACATGGGTTCAGCTCCAGACTCTACAGTAGGCTTCTCCACAGTCTAGGTAATTCATTTAATTCAAGGTTTTCCTAGCTATAAAACTGAAGTAGTGATAATCATCTTACCTAGCTGTGCTGTAGGCAACTGGTGTGACCAGGTTTGCTTCTTGCAATTTGATTGTAAAATTATGGATACAAAGAGAATGTGAGTTTGTTTGGAGCTTCCcattaaaattaaactaataaaaATCAAGTGTGTGAAGATCTATTGGTTGGCAGGCTGAGAGACAGCAAGTAAAATATGCCTAACATTCAGagtgactgaaaataaaataatctgacttttcaaataaagaaacttAAATGTACCTTCAAAGTTCAGTGCAAATCACAGCTCCAAAACTGCTTACATCCTACAGTGATAAATCCACTGTGCACCAGGCAACAcagaacatttttgaaattattcaaCACTATCTTGCAGTACAAGAAAAAGTCCTAGGTAATGCCTGAAAGCAATGGTTTAGAGTATCAAAGGTAcgtctccttttcctctcctctacAATTTGATTAGCTACCACCAGGGATGTCactgcaggaagaaatgaatGTGAACTCACGAACTGAAATATCACAGCTCTGCAGTACTGTTAAAACTAAATCCATCCTAGTTAATGCCTGACagtctaaaaacaaaaatatctgctttaatTTCAGCAAGCATGCAATTCTATGAAGTAAGCAGAgacaaaatagtaaaatattgttaaataatgtattttgatatGGTAATAActaaaagttttgtttcaatACAACACTATTTTATCTCAGTAGCATCCCTTTCATACAATGACATCGATTTGACTTTGAAAGGGCAGACAGCAAAGTTTTACAAGCACAttgacaaataaaaagaaaccggaaatagcttttctgttcagagtatttttcaataaaagaaaaaccaaaTGACCCAAGTCTGGAATTAAAAGCTGACACGCCACATTTTGGCCCAACAAAATGGAGGCCTAAGATATAAGCCAGTTCCAGGGCAAGGCAAGGAAGGTGATGAGAAGAAAGCTACGGGAACAGCAGGTGTTGTCTGGCAATGCTCCAATGCAGGTCCTTACAGTCCCCACTAAGGTAACAAAGCAAGCACAAAATGCTGTTTAGAAAAGGCGAGGACAAAGACGAGTTTCTTGCACCACAGTAACTGGAGACCTCCAGTCCTCCCTTTGTCCACTCGCCTGAGATGCTGGGAACATGCGCAACCCCAGCAGACAGCCCATAGGAACAATCACTTAGAGAATTAAAACTATTTCCACAGAATACCTGTTTGTCCTCCTCCTCTTACCTGATAAACTCCAGCTATGAAGGTCACGGTGGCTCCCACTTTTATTGCATAGCAGGTTTTATCACAGAGCAGGACCTGCGATGTCTGGTTCAGAGGCACAATGGTGGTGTTTACATGCGTGACTGTATCTGTGTGGGCATGAACAGTGGCTGCCTCCAAGTCGTAGCCAGCTCTCTGCACTTCACGATCCACCACCTGGCCCACCATCAGGCAAAGTGCACCAAAGATACCAACGGAGATGTGGCGAGACGTTCCAAATATGGAATAAATAATGCCTGCAAAAAAGGACGTATAAAGGCCGTAGATAGGCTCCTGTCCAGCCAAGAGAGAATAGGCAATTGACTGTGGGACTAGTAAGACTCCCACAATCACACCAGACATTAGGTCTCCCAGTAGGCACTCTTTTAGTTTGTATTTAGGAAGCCATTGCAAGAtgggaaagaaactgaaaacacagtCTTTAACTTTGGCTGGTGTGCAGCTGCAAGTTTCCTTTGCTCGCTTAACCATCAGAGCCTTCAagttcctcttctcttcctgaGGTTCCAAGAACATTCTGTGATGGAAAACATGCTTAGCATCATCTCCCTCTGGCACTTCTGCCACTGACCGGACACTGTTGAATTCTGCCATGGCCGCCATCTCGAGGACTGCCTAGGAACACAAAGAAGGAACATTTTGACTAAACGAATGCGTTACGTCAGACTTTTTAATGGAGTCAGATCAGTAGATACGAAAAGCAAGGGCTAATAGTCTTGGttaagcacagagaaagcaagttCCAATCAAACCTGGAAAGAGCCTCCTCGTTACAACCCCTTAAACAAGGAATCATCCTCTCTAGGAAGGAAGCTGATATCCTGTAGAATAAACCTGCtgctgtgaaatggaaaagaatgcAAGAGCACTGTCTCTTAGAGAGGCTTCCTTGATAAAAATGCTCTTTGCAGTCTGTTCCACAGTGCAAAGACAGACAAGGAGTTTTATTGTGGTACAACAGTCACTTCAATTCGGTTGCTGAAAATTAACTACAATTagtgtattttttgtattgcaTAGCTTGGTCTAAAcctcatttatttatgcatttatttatgtatttaaacacAGTGATTACACTTGCCAAATATTGTAAAGATTTGCCAGCTGAAAAGATTTAATCCTTACACGATGACTTTATTTCAGCCAATCACATCTTTTAAATGCTAGTTTTCAAGTAAATTACATCTAAccaaaacaatacaaacaagTGGAAGGCATATTAAGGGGGATAGTGTAAGGCAGGCAGCACACTTCTGCCAGAACACGTGCTCTATACAGACTGTTTACATACCATAAAACAAGGTGATTATATCAAAGCACATTTAGGAACAGAAACAAATTGCCTGAATGTGAGAGACCGAATTCTTGATGAGACAAGCCCTAATGAAACTTGACGACCCCAACTGCGATTGCCTGCACTGCTGTGTTGTCATACAGCACTGTCAGTTTCTGGAAAACATCCAGAATGGTCCAGAAAACTCTCTTTCCATCACAATACCTGTTACCGCCAATATGCTGAAGTCGTCAAGTTTCAGCCAGAAACACACTCGCCTGGTGCTGCAAGTCAAGGTCAGACACTGCAGCAGAACTCTGAAAGTCTTTTTGAACGCTGCCTTTGTAGTCACTGAGTGCTAATAACAACGGGCCACTTACGTATTAATTATACCTTCTCTATGCAGTGCAAACATCAACCAAACTAATATTTGATGCAATGTTTACAACTGAATTAATTATCACATCTATCAGAGCTAGCCACGCTGAGCATTTTGAGAATACATCTCCAAATTTGTTCACTTAATCAACATCTCACAAGTAGCTATAAAACATTCACTGCTACAATCACTTCAGAATGAACCTCTGAAAAATGTGTGTGGGGAGAAGTGAGAGAATTTAAGTGTGGTGCTTAAACTGCCAGCTTCTCCTACAGCCTGAAACTGATCTTCAGAGCTATGCAGAGAGGAAATTACTTCTCTTAGACTTTGTACTAATCAACTGATTGTTCAATATTTCTTCTTCCGTTCTAGGTTTGCACGCTGTCACACGGAGGTATCAGATGTGGACCACACATATAATGGGTTACAAACAGCCACATCTCTGACAGTCTGTTTGCTCAGACAGAGATGAACAGCTTTTGGCTAGA includes:
- the SLC26A2 gene encoding sulfate transporter, with amino-acid sequence MAAMAEFNSVRSVAEVPEGDDAKHVFHHRMFLEPQEEKRNLKALMVKRAKETCSCTPAKVKDCVFSFFPILQWLPKYKLKECLLGDLMSGVIVGVLLVPQSIAYSLLAGQEPIYGLYTSFFAGIIYSIFGTSRHISVGIFGALCLMVGQVVDREVQRAGYDLEAATVHAHTDTVTHVNTTIVPLNQTSQVLLCDKTCYAIKVGATVTFIAGVYQVAMGFFQVGFVSVYLSDSLLSGFVTGASFTILTSQAKYLLGLDIPRSSGVGSVITTWTNIFRNIHKTNICDLITSFLCFLVLIPTKELNEHFKSRLKAPIPIELAVVVAATLASHLGKLRETYGSSIAGEIPTGFLPPRPPEWNLIPNVALDAIPIAIIGFAITVSLSEMFAKKHGYTVKANQEMYAIGFCNIIPSFFHCFTTSAALAKTLVKESTGCRTQISGIVTSLLILIVLLVIAPLFYSLQKCVLAVITIVNLRGALRKFKDLPKMWHLSRVDTVIWIVTMASSALISTEIGLLVGVCFSMLCVIFRTQKPEAPLLGWVAESETYESLSAYKNLQTKPGVVVFRFEAPLYYINKECFRSTLYKQTGVNPAQVKAAKKKAAKRMLRHKEAGSGGNQTSISLELVSEPLGFHTIVIDCCAVQFLDTAGIRTLKEVCKDYKEIDVQVLLAQCNPSVRSSLIRGEFFKEGEDHLLFHSVHQAVDFALGAQEHNGTCASKN